The genomic segment CAGGAGGTCGATGATGTAGATCCCGCCGCGCTCGCCCCAGATGAAGCGGCGCATCTTCGGGTTCCAGCGTCGCGTCTGATGCCCGAAGTGCACTCCGGACTCCAGCAGCTGGCGGAGGCCGACGTCGGTGTCAGCGGCCATGGTGGTGCTCCCTTGTCGTGTGGTGATCGGTGCTGCTCCCGTCCATCCGGCTGACGCGGACTCGGCAGGTGCCGAGCAGGGTCGCGCCCCGAGGGTCAGGACGGGGTCGTGGAACTGGTTGAGGGCAGTGTAGGGCGTCCATACCTGCCCATGTCGGGCGGGTGACCGGACATTCGGCCCACAGCTGGGGCAACTCGGTGAAGGCCTCCTCACCAGTGCCGATGACCGGGTGCAGGCCCCCTCCCCCCAGGGGCCCATGACCCGAACGAGGAGGACCGCCCCATGGCGATGACGTCGCCGATCCGAGGATCCATCCCGAGCGGCCGGCGTCGCGCTGTGCTCGTGGCCGCGAGCCTGCTCAGCACCGCCGCCGCCCTCCCTGTCGCACCGTCGATGGCCGCCTCCGCGGCCAAGACCACCCGCCTGGCCCCGACCTCGGCGCTCGCGGGCTCCGATGTCGCCGGATGCCGCGCCAGGAAGAGCTCGCTGCTGGCCGGCGGCACGTGCGACTGGGCGACGGCCCTGCGCTTCGCCGTCCCGGCCGACGTCGCCTCCGCGCGCCTGCGCGTGCACGTCAGCGGCACCTCCACCGGCCCGCTCAAGGTCAGCGTCCCCGCCACGGCGACCACCGCGGCCCGCAGCTTCACCACCGCCGCCAAGAAGCTCCACGGCACGGTCCGCATCGACGTCTCGGCCGCGATCGGCGCCGACGGCATCACGCAGGCCCTGACCGTCGAGGGCCCGGCCGGCGCCACGATCCGCTTCTCCCGCCCCGCGCTGGAGGTCACCGTCCCCGCGGCCGGCACCGGCAGCAGCGTGGGCACGGGCACCGGCACCGCCACGGGCTCGGTTGCGGGCAGCACGACCCCGCCGGTCGTCGTCCCGCCCGTCGTGCCGCCCGTCGTCACCCCGCCGGCGCCCGCGGGCCAGGCCCTGCCCCCGAGCAGATCCTCCTCGGTCTGGCTCAGCCCGGCCGACCTGCAGTCGCTGCCGACCTCCGGCGCCGCCTGGAGCGCGGTCAAGTCCGCCGCCGACGGCAGCCTCGGCACGCCCGACGTCGAGAACCAGGACTCCGACCACGACGTCAACACGCTCGCCGCGGCGCTCGTCTACGCCCGCACCGGCACCGCGAGCTACCGCGCGAAGGCCGCCGCCGGCATCGCCGGGGCGATCGGCACGGAGGCCGGAGGCCGCACGCTGGCTCTGGCCCGCAACCTCCTCTCCTACGTCGTCGCGGCCGACCTCATCGACCTGCACGGCCTCGACCCCGCCGCCGACGCGCGCTTCCGTGCCTGGATCTCGGCTGCGCGCACCGAGAACCTGCAGGGCATGACGCTCATCAGCACCCACGAGGACCGCCCGAACAACTGGGGCACCCACGCGGGCGCGAGCCGCATCGCCGTCGACCTCTACCTCGGCGACGACGCCGACCTGGCCCGTGCCGCCGCCGTGTACAAGGGCTGGCTCGGGGACCGCTCGAGCTACGCGTCCTTCTCCTGGGGCGACCTGTCCTTCCAGGCCGACGCCGCCCACCCGGTCGGGATCCAGCCGGTCGGCTCGACCAAGAGCGGCGTCAGCCTCGACGGTGCCCTGGCCGACGACATGCGCCGCGGCTGCTCGTTCCAGCCCGTGCCCTGCCACACGAACTACGCGTGGGAGGCCATGCAGGGTGCCGTGATGCAGGCCGAGCTGCTCTCCCACCACGGGATGCCGGCGTTCAGCTGGTCCGACAACGCCGTCGAGCGCGCCGCGCTGTACCTCCAGCAGCTCGACCAGTCCTACGGCGGCTGGTGGGCGGCCACGGATGACACGTGGCAGCCCTGGGTGCTCAACCACGCCTATGGCGCGCACTTCCCGGCCACCACCGGCGGGCCCGGCAAGAACTTCGGCTGGACCGCCTGGGTCTACGGGCCGAAGGGCTGACACCCTCCTGGAGCGTCCATGGTGTCCGTCGGCGGACGCCATGGACGCACGTCCGGGTTCACCATCCGGCAACGCGAGGCATCAGGAGTCGTGCGACATTGGTCGGGACACAGAACGACGAGCCAATGAACTGCCGCGTGCGGACCGAGCACGCGGAGGAGGAGGAGAAGCGATGACCTGGAAGCTGCACGACCCCCAGCACCGCGCCGTCATCACCCCGTTCGCCTCGCGCCAGGAGGCCGAGCGCTGGCGCGACGCCCACGGTCTGGACGGCCTGTTCGCGGTCGCCCAGGACGCCGAGGCGGTCCCGCCCGCCGCCGGCCGCCCGCGCCCCGCGACCCCGCGCCGCGGGCACACGGCCGCCGCCGCGCGCGAGCGCCGTCGCCGCCCCGCCTGCTGACCGCCGCTCCTCGGGACCCCAGACCATTGGGGCGGGCCACGACCTCCGGGCCTGTCCATCCGTAGCGCAGACAGGCGGTGCGCCGGGACTTAGCCTCACGGGCGTGTCCATCCGCCTCACGCTCCTGGGCCGGCTGCGCCTGCCGGTCCTCGCCGCCCTGATCGCCGCGGCGGCCGTCCTGGCCCTCTCGGCGGCGTCCGCCGCGCCGGCCCACGCCGCGACCGCGCCGACGACCGACATCGGCCACAAGGACCAGTCCTACGCCGACGCCTACGACGTCGGCGGCTCCATCACGGGCACCAAGCCGGAGAGCAAGCTCTGGTTCAACGACGGCACGTGGTGGTCGGACATGTACAGCGCGACGCTGGGCGTGCACCGCATCTACAAGCTCAACCGCGCGACGGAGACCTGGAGCGACGCGGGCACGACCCTGGACTCGCGCCCCAAGACCCGCTCGGACATCCTCTGGGACAGCGCCACCGGCAAGCTCTACGTCGCCTCCCACAGCTACACGTCGCAGAGCTCCACCACGACGACGGGCACCGACGGCAAGCTCTGGCGCTACAGCTACAACCCCATCAGCCACACGTACTCGGTGGACGCCGGATTCCCGGTCAACCTGGGCTCGGCCAAGACCGAGACGCTGGTGATCGACCGCGACACCACCGGGCGCCTGTGGGCGACCTGGACGGCCAACCTCCAGGTCTGGGTCACGCACTCGACCTCGGCGGGCGACACCTCCTGGGTGACGCCCTACGTCCTGCCCGGCTCGGGCACGCTGAACGCCGACGACATCTCCTCGGTCGTCGCGTTCAAGGGCTTCATCGGCATCCAGTGGAGCGCGCAGGACAAGACGACCACGCCGTATTCGGGCAACGAGTGGTTCGCGGTGCACAAGGACGGCGCCGGCGACACCGCCGCCGACTGGAGCGCGAGCACGATCCCGACGGGCTACAGCCCCGACGATCACATCAACCTCAAGGCCGACGCCGACGGCAACGTCTTCATCGCCTCCAAGACCAGCGAGAGCACGAGCACCAACCCGCTCATCTTCCTGCTCAAGCGCACCCTGACGAGCACCACCACCGGCGCCGGCACGTGGACGAAGGCCGTCTTCGGCACGGTGGCCGACAGCAACACGCGGCCCATCGTCGTGCTCGACCCCACCGACGACCAGGCCCACGTCTTCGCGACCTGCCCGCAGCCGCCGTACACCAGCGGCCAGTCGGGCGGCGACATCTGCGAGAAGGTCAGCCCCATGTCGTCGCTGTCGCTGCCGGCCGGGCAGGGCACGCCGGTCATGCGCGACCACACGTCGCAGGACATGAACGACGTGACCTCGACCAAGCAGCCGGTCTCGCCGACCACCGGGCTGGTGGCGATGGCCAACGACAAGACGACCAAGCTGTACTGGCACTCCGACGAGCCGTTGGGCGACGGGCCGCCCCCGACCGGGCCCACGGCCTCGTTCACGGCCACCCCCACCTCGGGCACCGCGCCGCTCGTCGTCCAGTTCACCGACACCTCGACGGGCTCGCCGACGACCCATGCGTGGAACTTCGGCGACGGCACGCCGGTCGACACGACCGCCAACCCGCAGCACACCTACTCCACGCCGGGCACCTATGACGTCACGCTGAGCGTGTCCAACGCCAACGGCTCCGACTCCGTCACGCAGAGCGGGCTGATCACGGTCGCGTCCGGCTCCACGAGCGGCCAGACGACGTTCACCGACGTCGCCGACGCGCCGGTGAAGTCCACGAGCGCGACCAGGAACTACGGCACGGACACGAGCCTGCGGGTCCGTCAGGGCACCAGCTCGACCGACACCTTCTACCACTCCTACCTCAAGTTCGACGTGTCGGGTCTGGGCGGGACGCCGACCGACGCCAAGCTGCGCCTGTTCGTCACCGACGCCAGCCCCGACGGCGGGCGGGTGTTCTCCGTGGCCAACACATGGGCCGAGTCGACGATCACCTGGGCCAGCGCGCCGGCCATCGGCGCCACGAGCATCGGCTCGGCGGGCACGACGACCGCCGGTGCCTGGGTCGAGATCGACCTCGGCACCGCGGTCACGGGCAACGGCACCTACAGCTTCGCGCTGACCAACACGAGCTCCAACAGCGCGTACTACTCCAGCCGCGAGGGCACCAACGCGCCTCAGCTCGTGGTGACCGCGGGCGGCGGCAGCCCGCCGCCCCCGGGCCAGCCGACCGCGGACTTCAGCGCCACCCCGACCTCGGGCAGCGCGCCGCTGGCCACGACGTTCACGAGCCTGGCCAGCAGCGATGTCGACGGCTGGACGTGGGACTTCGGCGACGGCAGCCCCGTCTCGCACGCCCAGAACCCGGCGCACTCCTACACGACGCCCGGCACCTACGACGTGACGCTCACCGTGTCGCGCTCCAGCGACGGCGCGACGGCCACCTCGACCAAGAACGGCTACATCACGGTCTCCGCGACCCCGCCGCCGCCGAGCGGGACGCTGACGTTCACCCCCACCGCCGATGCGCACGTCAAGTCCTCGAGCCCCAGCTCCAACTACGGGACGGCGACGACCCTGCAGATCCGCCAGGGCGATGCGTCCAACCCGGTGACCTACGTCACCTACCTGAAGTTCGCGGTCAGTGGGCTCAACGGCGCGGTGCCGACGAGCGCCAGGCTGCGGCTGTTCGTCACCGACGCCAGCACCGACGGTGGCAGCGTCTTCCGCGTCGGTGACGCCTGGACCGAGACGACGCTGAACTGGAACAACCGCCCGTTGCTGCCCGCCACCAGTGTCGGGACGGCGGGCGCGGTCGCCGCCGGCGCCTACGTCGACATCGACCTCGGCTCGGCCATCACCGGCGACGGGACGTACAGCTTCGCCATCGCGAGCTCGTCGACCAACAGCGCGATCTACTCCAGCCGCGAGACGACCAACCCGCCCCAGCTCGTCCTCGGGACCTGATCAGCGCCGGGGCAGCCGGCCGGCGCCGCGGCGCCGGCGCAGGAAGCGGGCGCCGGCCGGCGGCGCCGCGCCCAGGCGGTGCTCGCCGGGGAGGTCACCGCCGCCGGGAGGCCGGTCGCACACCCGCTCCACGATGAACCCCGGCAGGCAGAACTCGCTGCGCCAGGCCTCGGCGGCCTCCTCGGTGCCGAAGGGCCAGATCACCGCCGTATAGGTCCCGTCGTGCAGCATCCAACCGAAGTCGTCCATGGGCGTCCTCCCAGACCCGACCGGCCTCTCCGGCGCCGGGTGGATGCAGATTCGGTCCGGTCCGGGGAAGTCCTTTGGCGGACGACCGCTCATCCCGTCCCGCGGGCCCGCTGCAGGGCGTCCTGCAGATCGGCGGGCAGCTCGCTGAGCACGTCGAGGGCCTCACCCGTCACCGGATGGGCGAAGGCCAGGCGGGCCGCGTGCAGGAACTGGCGCTCCAGCCCGAGGTCGCCCGCGGCGCCGTAGGTCGGGTCGCCCGCGACGGGGTGGCCGATGGCCTCCAGGTGGACGCGGATCTGGTGCGTGCGCCCCGTGTCCAGCCACACGTCGAGCAGCGAGTGGCGCGGGAGCGCCTCGACCAGCGCGAAGCGGGTGCGGGCCGAGCGCGGCGTGTCGGTGTCGGTCGACATCTTCGTGCGCTCGCGCCGGTCGCGCCCGATCGGCGCCTCGATGGTCCCGGTGCGGGCCGGCGGCCGGCCGACGACCAGCGCGCGGTACTCCCGCGTCAGCTCGCGTCGCTGCAGCGCGAGCTTGAGCGCGGCGTGGACGGGCTCGGTCTTGGCGACGACGAGCAGACCGGAGGTGTCGCGGTCCAGGCGGTGCACGAGCCCGGCGCGCCAGCCCTCGCCGGCGTCGCCCGGCGCGCCGGCCCCGGCCCGCGCCTCCAGCGCCTGGGCCAGCGTGCCCGTGAGGTGGCCGCGAGCCGGGTGGACGACCAGGCCGGCCGGCTTGTCGACGACGAGCAGGTGCTCGTCCTCGTAGGGGACGGCGAAGCTGACGCCGGCCGCGACGTCCTCCGGGCCCACCGGCGCCTCGGGCTCGGTGACCTCGACGAGGTCACCGGCGGCGACGATCCGGCTCTTGGCCTGCGGCAGGCCGCCGACGCAGACCAGGCCCGCGTCGATCAGGCGCTGCGCACGCGCACGCGATCCGAGCGGCCTGGCCAGGAACGCGTCGAGCCGCTGGCCGGCCTCATCGGGCCCGACGTGCAGATCCATGATCGCGCTCGCTCTGCTCGAGGACCCAGACCAGCGCCAGCACCCCGAACGTGATGGCCATGTCGGCCACGTTGAAGGCGGGCCAATGGGGCAGCTTGATGAAGTCGGTCACCGCGCCGTCGCGGACGCGGTCGATGATGTTGCCCAGCGACCCGCCGAGCAGCAGACCGGTCGGCAGCCACACCAGGCGCCGGTCCAGGTGGGTCACGAAGTAGGCCAGCAGCGCGGCCAGGGCGCCGGCGACGAGCACCACCACGACGATCCCACCGCCCGCGAAGGCGCCGAACGCGACGCCCGAGTTGCGCACGTGGACCAGCGTGATCCCCGGCAGCATCGAATCCTCCTCGCCGACCATGACGCTCCCGCGCACGGCGGCCTTGGCCACCTGGTCGACCAGGACGACCGCCGCGAGCACCAGGCCGGCCCGCAGCCACGAGCGCGTCCGGACGCTCAACCCCGGATGAGGGAGACGAGGAGGTTGCCGACGACCACGAGCACGATGATGCCGATCATCGGGCTGAGGTCCAGCGGGCCGAACGGCGGGATGAACCGCCGGAAGATCGCCAGGTACGGCTCGCACACGTCGCGCAGGAAGTCCAGCAGCCCGCGAGACCAGCGCGAGTACGGGATGCGGCCGCCCACGGTGAAGAACATGGACGTGAAGATGTAGGCGATGATCAGGATCGTGTAGACGTAGATCAGCGCCGAGACGAACGAGGCCACCTGGTCGCGCGCGGTGGCGAGCACCAGGAGGGCGCTCATCACGCGGCTCCCAGCACGGCGCCCAGGGCGTCGTCGAACGCCGCGCGGACGCCGGCATGCTCGAGGGCGGCCAGGCCGCGGGCGGTGGAGCCGCCCGGCGAGGTGACCTCGCGGCGGACGGCGAGCGTGTCGTTGCCGCGGGCACGCAGCAGCGCGGCGGTGCCCGCGAACGTCGCGACGACCATCTCGGAGGCCTTGTCGGGTGTGAGCCCGCGGCGCACGCCGGCGTCGACCTGGGCCTCGACGAGCAGCGCGACGTAGGCCGGCGCGCAGCTCATGAGTCCCATGGCCACGTCGACGAGCGCGTCGTCGACCTCGACGAGGGTGCCCAGCTCGGCGAAGAGACCGGCGACCGCGGCATCCAGGGCCTCGTCCTGCTCGGCGTCGGCGGCGCGGACGACGACGCCCTGGCGGAGCTCGACCGGCGTGTTGGGCAGGAAGCGGTAGACGGGCCGGCCGGGGTAGGCGACGCGCAGGTCCTCCAGGGGCACGCCGCCGAGGATCGACGCGACGGCCCGCGCGTAGGGGGCGACCTCGGCGGCGACCGCGTCGAGCTGGGCGGGCTTGTGGCAGAGGACGACGAGATCGGCCCGCTGGGCCAGCTCGACGTTGGTGGCCACGAAGGTCCCGCCGACCTCGTCGGCCAGCGCCTGCGCGCGGTCGGCCAGGGGGTCGGTGCAGAGCAGGGAACGGCGCCAGCCTCGGGCCAGACCCCGCGCCATGTTTCCCGATCCGACCAGTCCGACCTGCATGCCGGCGACACCATAGCGGCCCGCTCGGCACGGGCTAGGACTGGTTGAAGAAGCCCTTCTCGATGAGCTGGGCCCGCTCCTCCGCCGAGATCTCGACGTTGCGCGGGGTCAGCATGAAGACGCGGTCGGCGACCCGCTGCATCCCGCCGTCGAGGGCGTAGGTCAGCCCGGAGGCGAAGTCGATGAGGCGCTTGGACAGCTCGGTGTCGCTGGACTGCAGGTTGAGCACGACCGGGATGTCGTCCTTGAACCGGTCGGCGATCTGCTGGGCGTCGTTGAACGACTTGGGGATGACCAGGTGCATACGGACGTTGCCGCCGTTGCCCTCGCGAGCGACGGGACGCAGGACCGCCGTCCGCGAGCCCCGGTCGTCGTCGGCGAAGATGTCGTCGAAGTCGTTGCCCCGCCGGCGCGAGCTCAGGCGGCGGACGTTCGGCCGCTCGCGGTAGCGCTCCTCCGTGGCCCGCTCGGGCTCGTAGGGCTCCTGCTCGTCTTCGTAGGCTGCGTCGCGCTCCTCGGCAAGGCCGAAGTACACGAGCGTCCGATGCCAGCTGTCGCGAAACGCCACACGCCCACTTTACGGCCTCCGCGCGACGTTTCCTGCAACTAGCGATACAGCCTCGTGCCGATCCGCACGATCGTCGCCCCCTCCTCGACGGCGACGGCGAAGTCCTGGGTCGTGCCCATGGACAGGCGGGGCAGGTCGCGCTCGCCCGCCAGCTGCGCCAGCGCGGCGAACCAGCGTCGGCTGTCCTCGGGCGCCGCGGCCAGCGGCGGCATGGTCATCAGGCCGCCGACGCGGACGCCGGCCTCCTCGCACAGGCGCCCGACGACGTCGTCGAGGGCCGCGGGCGCGACGCCGGACTTGCCCTCCTCGCCGCTGATGTTGACCTCGACGAGGACCTCGGTGCCGGGCGCGGCGTGACGGCCGAGCTCGCGGATGACCGAGTCGCTGGAGACGGAGTGGATGAGCCGCACCAGCGGCAGGACCTGCCTGACCTTGCGGCTCTGGAGATGGCCGATGAAGTCCCACGTGAAGCCGGGGGCCGCGGCGGCCTTGCGGACGAGCTCCTGGGCCCGGTTCTCCCCGACCACGGTGATGCCGGCCTCGGCCAGGACCCCGAGATCGGCGACGTCGACGTACTTGACGGCGGCGAGGATCTCGACCGCGGCGGGGTCGCGCCCGGCCCGCCCGCAGGCGGCCTCGATCTCGGCGCGGACCTCGGCGAGGTTGCCCGCGACGCGCGCGGCGGTCAGTCCGGTGATGAGCTCGGGCACGGGACCTAGACCATAAGGGGGGTCACGTCC from the Baekduia soli genome contains:
- a CDS encoding cell division protein SepF; this translates as MAFRDSWHRTLVYFGLAEERDAAYEDEQEPYEPERATEERYRERPNVRRLSSRRRGNDFDDIFADDDRGSRTAVLRPVAREGNGGNVRMHLVIPKSFNDAQQIADRFKDDIPVVLNLQSSDTELSKRLIDFASGLTYALDGGMQRVADRVFMLTPRNVEISAEERAQLIEKGFFNQS
- a CDS encoding alginate lyase family protein, which translates into the protein MAASAAKTTRLAPTSALAGSDVAGCRARKSSLLAGGTCDWATALRFAVPADVASARLRVHVSGTSTGPLKVSVPATATTAARSFTTAAKKLHGTVRIDVSAAIGADGITQALTVEGPAGATIRFSRPALEVTVPAAGTGSSVGTGTGTATGSVAGSTTPPVVVPPVVPPVVTPPAPAGQALPPSRSSSVWLSPADLQSLPTSGAAWSAVKSAADGSLGTPDVENQDSDHDVNTLAAALVYARTGTASYRAKAAAGIAGAIGTEAGGRTLALARNLLSYVVAADLIDLHGLDPAADARFRAWISAARTENLQGMTLISTHEDRPNNWGTHAGASRIAVDLYLGDDADLARAAAVYKGWLGDRSSYASFSWGDLSFQADAAHPVGIQPVGSTKSGVSLDGALADDMRRGCSFQPVPCHTNYAWEAMQGAVMQAELLSHHGMPAFSWSDNAVERAALYLQQLDQSYGGWWAATDDTWQPWVLNHAYGAHFPATTGGPGKNFGWTAWVYGPKG
- a CDS encoding RluA family pseudouridine synthase; the protein is MDLHVGPDEAGQRLDAFLARPLGSRARAQRLIDAGLVCVGGLPQAKSRIVAAGDLVEVTEPEAPVGPEDVAAGVSFAVPYEDEHLLVVDKPAGLVVHPARGHLTGTLAQALEARAGAGAPGDAGEGWRAGLVHRLDRDTSGLLVVAKTEPVHAALKLALQRRELTREYRALVVGRPPARTGTIEAPIGRDRRERTKMSTDTDTPRSARTRFALVEALPRHSLLDVWLDTGRTHQIRVHLEAIGHPVAGDPTYGAAGDLGLERQFLHAARLAFAHPVTGEALDVLSELPADLQDALQRARGTG
- a CDS encoding pyrroline-5-carboxylate reductase family protein; amino-acid sequence: MQVGLVGSGNMARGLARGWRRSLLCTDPLADRAQALADEVGGTFVATNVELAQRADLVVLCHKPAQLDAVAAEVAPYARAVASILGGVPLEDLRVAYPGRPVYRFLPNTPVELRQGVVVRAADAEQDEALDAAVAGLFAELGTLVEVDDALVDVAMGLMSCAPAYVALLVEAQVDAGVRRGLTPDKASEMVVATFAGTAALLRARGNDTLAVRREVTSPGGSTARGLAALEHAGVRAAFDDALGAVLGAA
- a CDS encoding YggS family pyridoxal phosphate-dependent enzyme; translated protein: MPELITGLTAARVAGNLAEVRAEIEAACGRAGRDPAAVEILAAVKYVDVADLGVLAEAGITVVGENRAQELVRKAAAAPGFTWDFIGHLQSRKVRQVLPLVRLIHSVSSDSVIRELGRHAAPGTEVLVEVNISGEEGKSGVAPAALDDVVGRLCEEAGVRVGGLMTMPPLAAAPEDSRRWFAALAQLAGERDLPRLSMGTTQDFAVAVEEGATIVRIGTRLYR
- a CDS encoding CBM96 family carbohydrate-binding protein yields the protein MSIRLTLLGRLRLPVLAALIAAAAVLALSAASAAPAHAATAPTTDIGHKDQSYADAYDVGGSITGTKPESKLWFNDGTWWSDMYSATLGVHRIYKLNRATETWSDAGTTLDSRPKTRSDILWDSATGKLYVASHSYTSQSSTTTTGTDGKLWRYSYNPISHTYSVDAGFPVNLGSAKTETLVIDRDTTGRLWATWTANLQVWVTHSTSAGDTSWVTPYVLPGSGTLNADDISSVVAFKGFIGIQWSAQDKTTTPYSGNEWFAVHKDGAGDTAADWSASTIPTGYSPDDHINLKADADGNVFIASKTSESTSTNPLIFLLKRTLTSTTTGAGTWTKAVFGTVADSNTRPIVVLDPTDDQAHVFATCPQPPYTSGQSGGDICEKVSPMSSLSLPAGQGTPVMRDHTSQDMNDVTSTKQPVSPTTGLVAMANDKTTKLYWHSDEPLGDGPPPTGPTASFTATPTSGTAPLVVQFTDTSTGSPTTHAWNFGDGTPVDTTANPQHTYSTPGTYDVTLSVSNANGSDSVTQSGLITVASGSTSGQTTFTDVADAPVKSTSATRNYGTDTSLRVRQGTSSTDTFYHSYLKFDVSGLGGTPTDAKLRLFVTDASPDGGRVFSVANTWAESTITWASAPAIGATSIGSAGTTTAGAWVEIDLGTAVTGNGTYSFALTNTSSNSAYYSSREGTNAPQLVVTAGGGSPPPPGQPTADFSATPTSGSAPLATTFTSLASSDVDGWTWDFGDGSPVSHAQNPAHSYTTPGTYDVTLTVSRSSDGATATSTKNGYITVSATPPPPSGTLTFTPTADAHVKSSSPSSNYGTATTLQIRQGDASNPVTYVTYLKFAVSGLNGAVPTSARLRLFVTDASTDGGSVFRVGDAWTETTLNWNNRPLLPATSVGTAGAVAAGAYVDIDLGSAITGDGTYSFAIASSSTNSAIYSSRETTNPPQLVLGT
- the lspA gene encoding signal peptidase II; protein product: MSVRTRSWLRAGLVLAAVVLVDQVAKAAVRGSVMVGEEDSMLPGITLVHVRNSGVAFGAFAGGGIVVVVLVAGALAALLAYFVTHLDRRLVWLPTGLLLGGSLGNIIDRVRDGAVTDFIKLPHWPAFNVADMAITFGVLALVWVLEQSERDHGSARRAR
- a CDS encoding YggT family protein, with the protein product MSALLVLATARDQVASFVSALIYVYTILIIAYIFTSMFFTVGGRIPYSRWSRGLLDFLRDVCEPYLAIFRRFIPPFGPLDLSPMIGIIVLVVVGNLLVSLIRG